The DNA region TCTATTTTACTTTTGCAGTTAACTCTTCCATAGAGTTCCATAGAGGAACAAGTAAAGCAGTTAACTTCCATAGTTGTCTTCTATTTTTACCTGAAGACAAAAGAGTTGCAGTTATGGCAGAGAtggctgtttgtttatttatttgttgttacCTGGATGAACTGAATTGTGTGATCATTTTCATCAGGACACAGAGGCAAGTCAGCCCTCAGGACCAAAAGAGCTAGATGTAGGCCTTCTCTGAAGTGTTGAGCCAGGGCTGTTCTCACTTTGTGTTGCACCTGCTCTTTGCTCAGACTGCTGTGGGGGTAGCTTGGAGTGTCAAGTACTCGAACGCGGAGAGCTAGCTCACAGCCGTTTCTTCGTATAATCCCTGAAATGCGACTGCTGCGTCTAAGGCTGCAACATGTAGTCACAGAGCTTGGGGAGAGATGACTTTCGAAGTCGTAGCTGCCCAGCAGTCTGTTcccagcagcacttttaccagtcTGAGTTCTTCCAAGCACAAGAAGGTTGATGGTCATCTCATTGCTCTCTGCCATTGTGTATGCTTTTATCCACAAACCTGTCATTAAGTGAAGAACAAATAACATGAGCTATTTCAGCTAGcaactttgaaaaaaatatgcGCAAGAATGGCAAAATTCAGTGTTTTTGAGTGCCTTTTCCTGCCTGAAATGTTTAAGGAGAGCATAGTGTGGATAAGCAGTCACCACAACACATACACTTCTGTCTGATCCAAGGACAGATCTTCATCTGGTGTCCTTCTCCAGCCTACTGCTTAGGAGTAGTGAGACTCCATGGAAGGTGTCACAGCTATGAGACCGTAGCCTAACAGACTGATCAGTGTAGCGCCTACACTGGAAGAACTGGGAGAAAGTCAGATATAACAAGAGTTTGAGGAACAGGTAAAGCAAATATGCACTAAGGAGATGCAAcaaagaagggagggaaaggagaagctgggaatCAACTGAGGAAAGGAGCATTGGCATGCAGGGAATGActatgaaaaggagaaaaaccaggggaggaagaagagaatagTGAAAAATGTGTGTTGTTATGAAACAACCACGTTTCCAGAAGTAAATCtttacctgtttaaaaaaaaagaatggtctGGGAAAAGTAGCCTATCTTGTACAAAGCACTTTTTCACAGCAGAGAACAGCTTAGAGTATGTCTGTCTTCAGCTACAAATAAAGTTGAAATAGACAATGATCCAAAAGGGTTTTCTGATGCAGATAGCTATAGGAAGTTGTTTTAATGAAACAAGAAGACCTGAAATAGCCAATGCTCCAGATCCTAACCCCAGTCCAAACTGAGACTCTGGAAACTTTTACAATCTTTTAGACTGCTGTGGCACACCTAGTGTGAAAGAAAGCATAGACTGGTGGATGGAGAAGAGAGATGTGAGTATTATTTCCAGTTACTATAACTGGTCATAAATAAACCCTCTcattctttttcatctttcttttctgtaatCTAATATCTGAAGGGGTTTTGCTGCACATTAATTGTCTAGCAGGAATATTGGTTGTTTAAATAAATTCAGAGATGTTTAAGATGGAAGCCTATATTGGGGAATAAGTAGTTGATTTTAAGTTATCAATGGCACCTGAAACTTTGGAAAGATTATTTGAGCTATTATGTTTATGTAGTTTTAGAGAGATTATGGATAATTTTAGAATCATCCTGGGATTGCCTATGATTGTTTAATTTATTTAGATTCTTGCATGTGCAGTTCAGGATTTCTCCCTCATATTAAATCCATGCCCAAATTAATCTAATTTCAGCAAGAGGTCAAACATGGGAGAGTTACTTAATTAACATATTTTTGTTACAGGCAGTATTGAATTCTGTACATGATGGTTTTCCTTACAGAATTTACAGCGTACAAAGCAAGAATATTTCAATGATCAATTCcctgtttttaaaagagaatacCAGTGTATTCCCGTTAACAAAAAGGCGCCTTATTGAAGTGGATGTCTTCAGTAATTTGTCAGTCTAGATGTGCTTTGTATTAATTCTCTGTAACATAATAATATTACTTTAGATGGACATGCATTCATGTATTCCCTTTTTAATTCTGTACTGCTTTTTATCatcattaaggatttttttttccttttttcctatatGCAGTCTAAAGTCCTTAGATTAATTTCATATGCTGTCACTTACCTTATTCTCCCTTAAGTTCTTCTTTTGTTCAGACTTCATTCATACACCATTTGTCCTGAATAATAAAAGTTCATACGTGAACTTTGAAACTAATAGTGGCAACGTACCACAGTGAGACTGTTACGCACACATTAGTCTGGTTAATCTGTTACTGATAGATCCTCATCCAGTTGGTATGTTTGGTCAGTAATTGAACTGTCTATTAATTTTTTGCTAGTTACCTGCAGATACAGTTTTTTGCAATCGCTTTAGAGATTGTGTGAAGTTGGTATGTATGAAAGTTATGTAAGTCTACCACCAGTTTTGTATGAGAGTTTAATATGAGAGTGGAGGTAGCGGGATTAGATTCAGTGCTGTGTATTCTTGAATGTGTGTTCATCTGTGTGTGTGACAGTGCGTATGCACTTACAATGAAATAATTGCGATGTTTTCAAAGCATGATTTAAACCTAATTCAGACGTAAAGCTGTTTGCCTAACAAACAGTAATGGATTAAAATACGGAAGTTATTTGTGAATCAGCAAAAAACCTGCAGGTTTGCACCATTGCCAGTTATGTGCAGCAGCTGTTAGCTAGATAGCCACGATCCTTCCTGTTAGCGCAATACCTTTCTTTCACAAAGCTTCATTCTTTGCCATGCTGTGGTAGCGTTAAAACTCGGGGTGAAAAGACCCTTCAGAAAGGGCCTATCACTTGCTTTTTAGACATTTAGACATTCTCCTGCAAGGGGGAAGTACTTCTGTGCCTTAACAGAAAATGAATCTAAATTAGTGCTTTAATAACTGGGTTATAGTAATAGAACAAAAGACTGGAGCGAGCCCTGCGTGTCTGTTCGCAAGGGAAGGTTGAGATGCCGCCTCTCGGACTGTAAATGCCAGGTGAGTGGGTGGGTGTTCACTCCAAGGGAGTTAAGATGTCCGTCGTTATGGGCAGCACAAGAGCCTGGTACACATGCTGTCTATggtgaggagaaaagaggaaggcgCTTTCCAGAGCCCAGGGATATTGTCATCCAAAATGTAGCTTTATGTGGGAGCTTGTGAGTTTactgcagtgccagggctgctcctgcccGCTGCAGCAACGGAGTGAGATTTAGTTCCTCTAAAAGCCTCGTCTCCCACTGCGGTGCCACAAGCACAGCCAGTGTTTTGGCAGGTGGCGCGAGCTAATGCAGACAAACTAGTGCCTTCACAGTTTCCACATGTATAATCACATGAGCCCCTCATTTCTGTTACCTGGCTCTAGACAGCTATGTAATAATTTCATTGCTATATATTTCTAAGATTGCATAGGCAGTTTCTTTTAGGCAGTTCCCTGCTCTTGGGCCTGCCTATTCTGGTGAGAGGTGAGACATTAAATCTTTCCCTCTATTGTATGAGTAGCTGAGGCACCTACCACAAGGTTTTAGATTTCACTGCAAAAAACCTTGCAGCTCAAAGGTGTATGGGCTAAATGCAACTAAGTCCAGCACAGGCTTTgtcttttaaagcatattttatgTAAAGTGTCTGGCAAGGTTCCTTCATCTGCTGGTGGGTACAAACTCAAAGACAACTGCAAAGGGGATCACTCACTTGAAAAGTGAAACAGTTGGTCAGTCTCATAAGACTTAAGGATATTGTAACAATTAAATCCAGATGCTTCCCTTAATTTGCCCAGAAGTCTTGATTTTGGTCTAATTATAACAGTCCAGCTCTGAACTTTCTTCAGACCAGTCCTGTGCACAGTAATAGGTCTCATTATATCTGAGGCAGTATATGTCTTAGCAGTCGCATCCAACTGAGCCAGTAGCCCGTTGGGGAAATAGTTTAAGTTTTGCACAGACAAGAATTCAAAATTACCAAGAAAGCTAAAATCCCAGAAGCAGAGGGATGTTGTACACAGAACCCATCTTGCCTAGCTACAGACGGAGCAGGGCTCTAATGCTGGCAAGATGGTTGTAAACTTAAGAGTGGTGTCAATGAGGCACTGCTAATGGTGTCTAGAACTTAACAACTTCCCcacaaaaaaggcatttctttcCAGTTCTGTAACGAGTGTAATGTACTCTGAGGTGGGACACATCTGGAGGATCTTACGACAGCGTGTACAGAGCAATTTAAGAAGGCTTCCTGTGAAGAtatgatggggaaaaaacaaacagatttatATGATGGTTGCTTAGGCGCCTCAAAGTATGTGGAAAGAGTTCTCCCCAAGGTGGCAGTATCAGCCTGTTTCACAGGTATAAAACTCAGCTGGGGTCCTCTTGCTCTATAGTCCTATGCTGAAATAAAATATGGGATGGGAAATGAGTTAAAGCATTAGAAAATATAGGATAATTACAGCAGTCTTCATAGGTCTGCTGAAATAAGAGATGTGTAAagcatttttccctccttttgccCAAGAAAcagtcttctctctctctcttttttttaatataaagacaGCACAGCACATTGATGGGTTTGAACAGCAATAATGAAGAGGTAGCATTTAAGAAACAAGAGGGTTTATTTACTGGCCCTTATATGGTTCTTTTTGTAAGAGATACCTCAGTTTTCCCTAGCTTTTTAGTTGAGTTGGTCACATTTATTTATGGGGCTTTGGAAATGAGGTCATCAATCTACTGTCATTCTCGGAGTATGAATTAGCAAAGAACAAGTACAGGGTGTAACAGAATTGCCTTTGACGTTTTTAGCGCTACCAGTGGGTAACCTATTGTTTGGGTCTTTGTGTTTAtttaactttatttaaaaaatggcaaAGAGAAAACCAAAGCTGCACCTATTATGGATTGGTGCAGGCAAGAAGGCTGCCTGTAAGTGATAAAGGAGCTTTTGTACTGTTCCCATAGAAATACCAAAATAAATCTAGTAAGGAAAGGAAGTAAGACCCCCAATCCTGTTGAAAATAAGTGGCATTTGGGTATCCAGTTTCTTTAGTTTTCTTTGAAAAACCAAGGCTGATCAAACAAAATCATCTGCAAGTAGCATTGGATTTGGGTATAGCTACAGAGTTAACTAGAGCTGCAGTGCGTCTTAGCTACATTAGTGTGTCAACTGCCGTTCTACTGCAATGCTGTGATCACCCAGTTGGTTTGCTAGTACCCTAAGCAAGCTCTCCAGTCTGCTGCTGAGCGTCTTCCAAGCAGACTAGATGTTGTAAATGGAAATAACATAGGTTCTCTCTAGGCACGTGGTATCTCACCGTGTGTCTCCTTTCAGTTCCCATGCCTTCCCATCCCTTACAGCTTCTTTCCCTATGTGGGCTCTCAGTTTAGCCCAGGATGATGCCATAAGTAATTTAAGATGTGCTTTGATGATTTTCGCTTACTTAGAGAAAACCCAGTGAGCCCACTTGATGGATTACCACACACGGAGACAGGCTCTTAGCCTTCCCAAACAACATGAGAAATCTAGGAAGGTATGTAGTCCatgtagtcagcatggcttcagttCTGTTACACATTTAATTTCTAAGAAAAGCCAGGCAAGTCACTGTTTACTGAGGGGAAGACAGGACAGTCTGTTGATACTCGATTCCTTTCAGATTGCATTCACAACAA from Apteryx mantelli isolate bAptMan1 chromosome 5, bAptMan1.hap1, whole genome shotgun sequence includes:
- the GIMD1 gene encoding GTPase IMAP family member GIMD1; protein product: MAESNEMTINLLVLGRTQTGKSAAGNRLLGSYDFESHLSPSSVTTCCSLRRSSRISGIIRRNGCELALRVRVLDTPSYPHSSLSKEQVQHKVRTALAQHFREGLHLALLVLRADLPLCPDENDHTIQFIQELLGPTWKDFTAVLLTHADKAEEAGFSEDTYLHSASSTLLSLLSSVQHKYIFLDNQKSIIKEERANILRKLLNFIRKNNYQLLLLKHTKE